From a single Candidatus Schekmanbacteria bacterium genomic region:
- a CDS encoding DUF1566 domain-containing protein gives MRIKIFVFVLMFLSLFISTALAGGVIKLPQTGQTKCYDNDGNEIACVGTGQDGDIQAGVAWPNPRFTDNADETVSDNLTGLIWAKDGNVIATKDSDYDSDYKPGDGAVYWTHALSYIDKLNSESYLGYTDWRLPNSNELQSLINSGEEDTSIWLNNQGFVNVKSAGYWSSSTYGDANTCAWDIFMWSAHLIGRQKNNGDYYVWPVRSGQCGEVDNFAICLPQTGQTHSYVEGDDAAILAGVAWPDPRFTDNGDETITDNLTGLIWAKNGNPFGNAKTWQDTLDYVSSLNASNYLGYNDWYLPNRNELVSLLNVDKIDQAWHWINIEGFTNVWSLDYWTSTTYSFNKKFAWGVSMADGSVHYGNKAYAYYYLLPVRSGQAVVSGPAVVEVNPNSGEQGNMLDVTISGARFTDATAVSFGSGIEINSFSVISSTEITASISIDPFAITGTRDVSVTTPDGISALPAGFSIITVTVPAKLPDLIVQSINFQGKAKNGKKITLIADVKNIGNKSAPNSSVQFYLSSNNSDTVEGGDSPVGQPKKTGNIKGKKGATIKLTWKVNATPGAYYIKAFCDDGRDVTESDENNNIKSKPITVK, from the coding sequence ATGCGAATAAAAATATTTGTGTTTGTTCTAATGTTTTTAAGTTTATTTATTTCAACAGCACTAGCTGGAGGTGTGATCAAACTTCCTCAGACAGGACAGACAAAGTGTTATGATAATGATGGAAACGAAATAGCCTGTGTGGGTACTGGACAGGACGGAGATATTCAGGCGGGAGTTGCATGGCCTAATCCTCGGTTTACTGATAATGCAGATGAAACTGTCTCAGACAATCTTACAGGTTTAATTTGGGCAAAGGATGGGAATGTTATAGCAACAAAAGATTCGGACTATGATAGTGATTATAAACCTGGCGATGGTGCTGTATATTGGACGCATGCTTTAAGCTATATAGATAAACTTAATTCTGAAAGTTATCTTGGATACACTGATTGGCGTCTTCCAAATAGTAATGAGCTTCAAAGTCTTATAAATAGCGGTGAAGAAGATACATCAATATGGCTTAATAACCAAGGCTTTGTCAATGTGAAGTCGGCTGGATATTGGTCTTCTTCAACTTATGGAGATGCTAACACATGTGCATGGGATATCTTTATGTGGAGTGCTCACCTGATTGGACGTCAGAAGAATAACGGAGATTATTACGTCTGGCCTGTTCGTTCCGGACAGTGTGGAGAAGTTGATAATTTTGCTATATGTTTGCCTCAGACCGGGCAAACACATAGCTATGTAGAAGGAGACGATGCTGCGATTCTGGCAGGAGTTGCATGGCCTGATCCAAGGTTTACTGACAATGGCGATGAAACAATAACAGATAATCTGACAGGTCTGATTTGGGCAAAAAACGGGAATCCTTTCGGCAATGCAAAAACATGGCAGGATACTCTTGACTATGTTTCATCTCTTAACGCCAGCAACTATCTTGGGTATAATGACTGGTATCTTCCAAATAGAAACGAGCTTGTAAGCCTTCTGAATGTGGACAAGATAGATCAAGCTTGGCACTGGATTAATATTGAAGGTTTCACAAATGTGTGGTCACTGGACTATTGGACATCTACTACATACTCATTCAACAAAAAATTTGCGTGGGGCGTCTCTATGGCGGATGGCAGTGTTCATTACGGCAATAAGGCATATGCCTATTATTATCTTTTGCCGGTACGCTCCGGACAAGCTGTTGTTTCAGGACCGGCTGTTGTTGAGGTAAATCCAAATTCCGGAGAGCAGGGGAATATGCTCGATGTCACTATAAGTGGCGCCCGCTTTACCGATGCCACTGCAGTAAGTTTTGGCTCTGGAATAGAGATAAATAGTTTTTCAGTGATAAGCAGCACAGAGATTACTGCAAGCATCTCAATTGATCCTTTCGCAATAACAGGCACAAGGGATGTGAGTGTTACAACTCCTGATGGTATTAGCGCATTGCCAGCAGGGTTTAGTATTATTACAGTTACAGTGCCGGCAAAATTGCCAGATCTTATTGTCCAATCAATTAACTTTCAAGGTAAAGCGAAAAATGGAAAGAAGATTACCTTGATTGCAGATGTAAAAAATATTGGGAATAAGAGTGCTCCTAATTCTTCTGTACAGTTTTATCTGTCATCTAACAATAGTGATACTGTTGAAGGAGGAGACTCTCCAGTAGGACAACCCAAAAAGACGGGAAATATTAAAGGTAAAAAAGGCGCAACTATTAAACTTACATGGAAAGTCAATGCAACGCCAGGTGCTTATTATATAAAAGCTTTTTGTGATGATGGTCGTGACGTGACAGAGTCTGATGAAAACAACAACATAAAGTCAAAACCAATTACAGTAAAATAA
- a CDS encoding EamA family transporter yields the protein MWFVLSLVCAFLTATSDALSKKALEKNNIYFISWIRLIFCIPFLLPLLIATGLPKLDGYYFTSVILGLPIEILALLLYMRSIQISPLSLTIPFLALTPVFLIPTSYLMLGEKTGLSGIAGIMLIAGGAYVLNISHLKTGFFEPFRRITKDKGVMMMVCVAFLYSITSNFGKMGITHSSPMFFGCTYFMLQPILLIPFIKTNKSNIFNEIKSGILILTLTGFVYTASIITHFAALSMVEVAYMISVKRSNLIFSVLYGAVFFGEKGLAQRMTGSIIMLAGIIILAFAK from the coding sequence ATGTGGTTTGTTCTTTCGCTTGTCTGTGCTTTCCTGACTGCAACGAGTGATGCGCTGTCAAAAAAAGCACTCGAAAAAAACAACATCTATTTCATATCATGGATAAGGCTCATCTTCTGTATCCCCTTTCTTCTTCCTCTGCTGATTGCGACCGGATTACCCAAGCTGGATGGTTATTATTTTACTTCAGTAATCTTAGGACTTCCTATTGAAATATTGGCACTTCTTCTATACATGAGATCGATACAGATTTCGCCGCTCTCTCTTACTATTCCCTTTCTTGCGCTTACACCTGTGTTTCTCATCCCGACTTCATATCTCATGCTCGGTGAGAAGACAGGTCTCTCCGGAATTGCAGGAATAATGCTTATAGCCGGTGGGGCATATGTGCTTAATATATCCCATCTTAAAACAGGGTTCTTTGAACCATTTCGAAGAATAACAAAAGATAAAGGTGTGATGATGATGGTTTGTGTGGCTTTCCTCTATAGCATAACATCAAACTTCGGTAAGATGGGGATAACTCATTCAAGCCCCATGTTCTTTGGATGCACATATTTCATGCTCCAACCCATTCTTCTCATCCCTTTTATTAAAACTAACAAAAGCAACATATTCAATGAGATAAAGAGTGGAATATTAATTTTAACATTAACAGGATTTGTCTATACTGCATCCATCATTACTCACTTTGCTGCGCTATCAATGGTGGAAGTCGCTTACATGATTTCAGTAAAAAGGAGCAATCTTATCTTCAGCGTTCTTTACGGCGCTGTTTTTTTCGGAGAAAAAGGTCTTGCCCAACGAATGACAGGCAGCATTATAATGCTTGCAGGAATCATAATACTTGCATTTGCGAAATAA